From one Flavobacteriales bacterium genomic stretch:
- a CDS encoding glycosyltransferase family 4 protein: protein MTTDPLRIALCTDGVFPHAMGGMQRHSRLLAEHLARLPGVRLTVIHPHAQQVFDASLGIEEARVEGMDPGKFYLLQLWRYSRRVAAALDRIEPDAVLSQGFSVWAGMRRFSPRLAIMPHGLEMFQGLTMKDRMIGLPFRWLVRHVARRSSRVVSLGGKLTPVLERLVRGSGARVAVVPNAVELPLQPPPYPAEGTTLNLLFVGRFAFNKGIDVLLSVAAALNAERTGVRFILAGDGPERARMERDGLPPNVMLAGKVDDARLEQLYAGCHALVLPTRFEGMPTVVLEAMARARPVLVSDVGASAELVDGTNGWLLPPGDAIALHEAIKRFSAAAHGGRAAMGEAGRARVHQRFTWPMVAQRMLALAKEVAQRE, encoded by the coding sequence ATGACCACGGACCCGCTGCGCATCGCGCTCTGCACTGATGGCGTGTTCCCGCATGCGATGGGGGGAATGCAGCGGCATTCGCGCCTGCTCGCTGAGCACCTCGCGCGCCTGCCGGGCGTTCGGCTCACGGTGATCCATCCGCATGCACAACAGGTCTTCGATGCTTCGCTGGGCATCGAGGAGGCCCGTGTCGAGGGCATGGACCCAGGCAAGTTCTACTTGCTACAGCTCTGGCGCTACAGCCGAAGGGTTGCCGCGGCGCTCGACCGGATCGAGCCTGATGCGGTGCTCTCGCAGGGATTCAGCGTCTGGGCCGGCATGAGGCGTTTCTCTCCGCGCTTGGCGATCATGCCGCATGGCCTGGAGATGTTCCAAGGGCTCACGATGAAGGACCGGATGATCGGGCTTCCATTCCGGTGGCTGGTGCGGCACGTGGCCCGTCGTTCGTCGCGCGTGGTTTCGCTGGGCGGCAAGCTCACTCCCGTACTCGAGCGGCTGGTGCGCGGGAGCGGGGCACGCGTAGCGGTGGTGCCCAATGCAGTGGAGTTACCGCTGCAGCCGCCGCCGTACCCTGCGGAGGGCACAACGCTCAATCTGCTCTTCGTGGGCCGCTTCGCCTTCAACAAGGGCATCGATGTGCTCCTCAGCGTGGCGGCGGCTCTGAACGCGGAGCGAACGGGCGTTCGCTTCATCCTTGCAGGCGACGGTCCGGAGCGTGCCCGGATGGAGCGGGACGGGTTGCCGCCTAATGTGATGCTCGCCGGCAAAGTGGATGATGCACGGCTCGAGCAACTCTATGCCGGATGCCATGCGCTGGTGCTCCCCACGCGCTTCGAGGGCATGCCCACTGTGGTGCTCGAGGCCATGGCCCGCGCACGGCCCGTGCTGGTGAGCGATGTGGGGGCCAGCGCTGAACTAGTTGATGGGACCAATGGCTGGTTGCTTCCGCCTGGGGATGCGATCGCGCTGCACGAGGCGATCAAGCGCTTTTCAGCTGCAGCGCATGGGGGACGGGCAGCGATGGGAGAGGCCGGCCGAGCGCGCGTTCACCAGCGATTCACCTGGCCCATGGTGGCGCAGCGCATGCTCGCTTTGGCGAAGGAGGTGGCTCAGCGCGAATAG
- a CDS encoding GDP-mannose 4,6-dehydratase, with product MTERVLITGGAGFIGSALADHLSRSGREVWVLDDLSFGVRALAPVPDERFLRIDVRDRKAVHEALAKAAPRQVLHLAAIHFIPYCNAHPIEAADININGTINVLDACAATPGIQQVFVASTAAVYPIADGAMGEAHPTGPLDIYGTTKLASERIASEFSLRTGIPMIIGRFFNAFGPNETNPHLIPEIQRQVRAGKRLLRLGNLEPKRDFIHTSDMARAMQALLDAGIKGCEVFNIGRGIEYSVNEVVQAFERCLGEPLRIEMDAARVRKVERMHLLADVSKLKDRTGWEPLWSLDQGVATLLTEPLLEWSAAHA from the coding sequence ATGACGGAACGCGTGCTCATCACAGGCGGCGCAGGCTTCATCGGCTCGGCCTTGGCCGATCACCTGAGTCGCAGCGGACGCGAGGTCTGGGTGCTGGATGACCTCAGCTTCGGCGTGCGTGCCCTGGCCCCGGTTCCCGACGAGCGATTCTTGCGCATTGATGTCCGCGACCGCAAGGCCGTTCATGAAGCCTTGGCGAAGGCCGCGCCCCGTCAGGTTCTGCATCTGGCCGCGATCCACTTCATCCCTTACTGCAACGCGCATCCCATCGAAGCGGCTGACATCAACATCAATGGCACCATCAACGTGCTCGATGCATGTGCCGCCACGCCCGGCATCCAACAGGTTTTCGTGGCCAGCACCGCGGCTGTTTATCCGATCGCCGATGGCGCCATGGGCGAAGCGCATCCCACCGGCCCGCTCGACATCTACGGCACCACCAAGCTCGCTTCGGAGCGGATCGCGAGTGAATTCTCCCTGCGCACCGGAATCCCGATGATCATCGGTCGCTTCTTCAATGCCTTCGGGCCGAATGAAACCAACCCGCACCTGATCCCCGAGATTCAACGGCAGGTGCGCGCCGGGAAACGTTTGCTGCGCCTGGGCAACCTGGAGCCCAAGCGCGACTTCATCCACACCAGCGACATGGCCCGCGCCATGCAGGCGCTGCTCGATGCCGGGATCAAGGGATGCGAGGTGTTCAACATCGGCCGAGGGATCGAGTACAGCGTCAACGAGGTGGTGCAGGCCTTCGAGCGCTGCCTGGGTGAACCGCTGCGGATCGAAATGGATGCGGCGCGCGTGCGCAAGGTGGAGCGCATGCACTTGCTGGCTGATGTGAGCAAGTTGAAGGACCGCACAGGCTGGGAACCGCTATGGAGCCTCGATCAGGGCGTGGCCACCTTGCTCACGGAGCCGCTGCTCGAGTGGAGCGCCGCGCACGCTTGA
- a CDS encoding glycosyltransferase family 2 protein — MQVSIILPCYNAAPHLGRCLKSLFAQTHRPLELIAVDDGSSDGSAGLLEEAARTAPFPMRVLRQANAGACAARNAGLTAASGAYIQFMDSDDEIAADKIERHLALAIEHGACDLVAGSARIMRPDGALDHLDILLPGSNDQWLELAQHRMGGTPNNFWKRGAVILAGGWDPAMRSSQEYDLMFRMLTAGARVCRDPEPRTTVHLQASGSVSTTDPAAKWRRYIDLRLRIIAHMKSTQPGIDLAPFHQVLFDSLRTLYPHAPDEALALYREHLPEGFKPKASSATGQGYLLLHRLLGFACANRIRGWLNGLR; from the coding sequence ATGCAGGTGAGCATCATCCTTCCGTGCTATAACGCAGCGCCGCATCTGGGCCGGTGCCTGAAGAGCCTGTTCGCGCAGACGCACCGCCCCTTGGAACTCATCGCCGTCGATGATGGCAGTTCGGACGGATCAGCAGGACTGTTAGAGGAAGCAGCCCGAACGGCTCCATTCCCGATGCGTGTGCTCAGGCAGGCCAATGCCGGTGCCTGCGCAGCGCGCAATGCGGGCCTTACAGCAGCCAGCGGCGCCTACATCCAATTCATGGATTCCGATGATGAGATCGCTGCGGACAAGATCGAGCGGCACCTGGCCCTCGCGATCGAACATGGCGCCTGCGACCTTGTGGCGGGCAGCGCGCGGATCATGCGGCCGGATGGCGCGCTCGATCATCTCGACATCCTGCTGCCCGGATCGAACGATCAGTGGCTCGAACTGGCCCAGCACCGCATGGGCGGCACACCGAATAACTTCTGGAAGCGCGGGGCCGTGATCCTAGCCGGTGGCTGGGACCCGGCCATGCGCAGCAGCCAGGAATACGACCTCATGTTCCGCATGCTCACCGCCGGCGCCAGGGTGTGCCGCGACCCCGAGCCCCGAACCACGGTGCATCTGCAAGCGAGCGGAAGCGTGAGCACCACCGATCCCGCAGCGAAGTGGCGCCGGTACATCGATCTGCGGCTGCGCATCATCGCGCACATGAAGTCCACCCAGCCGGGCATCGACCTCGCACCATTCCATCAAGTGCTCTTCGACAGCCTGCGCACCCTGTATCCTCATGCGCCCGACGAAGCGCTGGCACTCTACCGCGAGCACCTGCCAGAAGGCTTCAAGCCGAAGGCCTCGTCAGCCACCGGGCAGGGCTACCTGCTGCTGCACCGGCTGCTCGGGTTCGCGTGCGCCAATCGCATTCGCGGTTGGCTCAACGGCCTGCGATGA
- a CDS encoding glycosyltransferase, with translation MIIYITYNDQPSGVYWSQVTDVVDHLNALGGERVRLVALVSLRGYLSSRRQIRSRVPDALVLPMVPRQHYWKANWLWLWAVCHWFRPSGIIGRGIFATALGLRMRDRGLVQEVCFDARAAYGAEWREYRVVDDDRLIDECELLEREVVARADMRMAVSQSLVDHWRRTCGYSALRHTVIPCTMGRSVEVLLERHRNGLRAELGWSADDTVLVYSGTSVGWQSLELAERVVIPWLTSDPQRRMLFLSTEHPVISRMAERFPTQVARRWVRHQEVRAILQDCDLGLLLREDRITNRVASPTKFAEYLSAGLPVAISDCVGDFSAMVRSQRLGQVLAPDDALHLQKPSADEVHRLMAFARDHFTKEQFNAQYLLVKASMAREPSLPERSPFARPRDGAPAVSIIVPSFNKQGFIGDMVRSVQAQTDPSWELIVVDDASTDGTVAMLKGMSVADPRISVSPLPENKGANHCRNIGIAKARGAYIIFLDADDLLERHCVQRRLAFMEGSGLHFAVSTMEVFRERPGDHGQRWVPLTRDALADFFKHKLPWQTMQPIWDRAFLQRIGGFDESFSRHQDVELHTRALLMPGVRFRLRDTVPDCFYRIAEERKVLDPRRLLASFAESAVRYHRKFLADAGRLGEAGLLMGIIHRTYLQMLLYAKLGRIESRVLSELEATLLVPELLADIPAYKRGLIRITRWYNLMPVRLPGVNLLLYRLLIAGR, from the coding sequence GTGATCATCTATATCACCTACAACGACCAGCCCAGCGGCGTCTATTGGAGCCAGGTCACCGACGTGGTGGACCACCTGAATGCCTTGGGCGGCGAGCGCGTGCGGCTCGTCGCACTCGTGTCACTGCGCGGCTATTTGAGCTCGCGCCGCCAGATCCGCAGCCGGGTACCCGATGCGCTTGTGCTGCCCATGGTGCCTCGCCAGCACTATTGGAAAGCGAATTGGCTCTGGCTCTGGGCCGTGTGCCATTGGTTCCGGCCGAGCGGCATCATCGGTCGCGGAATCTTCGCGACGGCGCTCGGCCTGCGTATGCGCGACCGCGGGCTGGTGCAGGAGGTCTGCTTCGATGCGCGCGCTGCCTACGGTGCTGAATGGCGGGAGTACCGCGTGGTAGACGATGATCGGCTGATCGATGAGTGCGAGCTCTTGGAGCGCGAGGTGGTGGCCCGTGCGGACATGCGCATGGCCGTGAGCCAATCGCTGGTTGATCATTGGCGGCGCACGTGCGGGTACAGCGCCTTACGGCACACGGTGATCCCCTGCACCATGGGCAGGAGCGTGGAGGTGCTGCTCGAGAGGCATCGCAATGGATTGCGCGCTGAGTTGGGATGGAGCGCGGACGATACCGTGCTCGTTTACTCGGGAACCTCCGTGGGATGGCAATCCCTCGAGTTGGCGGAGCGTGTGGTCATACCATGGCTCACATCCGACCCGCAGCGTCGCATGCTCTTCCTGAGCACGGAGCATCCGGTGATCTCGCGCATGGCCGAGCGCTTCCCCACGCAGGTCGCGCGGCGCTGGGTGCGGCACCAGGAGGTTAGGGCCATCCTTCAGGATTGTGACCTAGGATTGCTGCTGCGCGAGGACCGCATCACCAACCGCGTGGCGTCGCCCACCAAGTTCGCGGAGTACTTGAGCGCCGGCCTTCCGGTGGCCATCTCCGATTGCGTAGGTGATTTCAGCGCCATGGTACGCTCCCAAAGGTTAGGACAGGTCCTGGCTCCCGACGATGCGCTCCACCTGCAGAAGCCATCGGCTGATGAGGTGCATCGCCTGATGGCCTTCGCGCGCGACCACTTCACGAAGGAGCAATTCAATGCGCAGTACCTGCTCGTGAAGGCAAGCATGGCACGGGAGCCGTCGCTTCCCGAGCGATCTCCATTCGCACGGCCCCGGGATGGCGCCCCGGCCGTGTCCATCATCGTGCCCAGCTTCAACAAGCAGGGATTCATCGGCGACATGGTGCGATCCGTGCAGGCGCAGACCGATCCCAGCTGGGAGCTGATCGTGGTGGACGACGCGAGCACCGACGGCACCGTCGCCATGCTCAAGGGAATGTCCGTCGCCGATCCGCGCATCAGCGTATCGCCGCTGCCGGAGAACAAAGGCGCGAACCACTGCCGCAACATCGGCATTGCCAAGGCCCGGGGCGCGTACATCATCTTCCTCGATGCCGATGATCTGCTGGAGCGGCATTGCGTGCAGCGCCGCCTGGCATTCATGGAAGGCAGCGGCCTGCATTTCGCCGTGAGCACCATGGAGGTCTTCCGTGAAAGGCCCGGGGATCACGGTCAGCGCTGGGTGCCCCTCACGCGCGATGCGCTGGCCGATTTCTTCAAGCACAAGCTGCCCTGGCAGACCATGCAGCCGATCTGGGACCGCGCTTTCCTGCAGCGCATCGGCGGCTTCGATGAATCCTTCAGCCGCCACCAGGACGTGGAGCTGCATACGCGCGCCTTGCTCATGCCCGGTGTGCGCTTCCGCTTGCGCGACACCGTGCCCGATTGCTTTTACCGCATCGCGGAAGAGCGGAAGGTGCTCGATCCACGCCGGTTGTTGGCCAGCTTCGCTGAATCGGCTGTGCGCTACCACCGCAAGTTCTTGGCTGACGCCGGGCGGCTGGGCGAAGCCGGGTTGCTCATGGGGATCATTCACCGGACCTACCTGCAGATGCTGCTCTATGCCAAGCTCGGCCGGATCGAATCACGAGTGCTCTCCGAATTGGAGGCCACGCTCCTGGTCCCGGAGCTCCTGGCCGATATCCCAGCCTACAAGCGCGGCCTGATTCGGATCACGCGCTGGTACAACCTGATGCCCGTGAGGCTTCCGGGCGTGAACCTCCTGCTTTATCGCTTGCTCATCGCAGGCCGTTGA
- the wecB gene encoding UDP-N-acetylglucosamine 2-epimerase (non-hydrolyzing), translating into MKHLMVVVGTRPNFMKVTRFKDVARQQGLHVQLVHTGQHADDRMSTVFFDQFGLRPDRMLSVPDGSPAARMGHLILALESVMRESRPDGVMVVGDVDSTLAAAIAANKLSLALAHLESGLRSRDLGMPEEVNRILTDRMAGLLLTTEPSGAENLIAEGIAPERIRMVGNTMIDTLVAYDDGIQGSDVLPHFGLRGSGHALITMHRPGNVDEPAALARVVDLVRMVADRFPAVFPVHPRTARNLQEHGLADRLSSHPGITLCDPLGYFDFQKLVATSAVVITDSGGIQEETTFRGVPCLTLRPSTERPITITEGSNSLITFDLQVLDRILERIARGEFKKGKVPHLWDGHATERAVEALMRWL; encoded by the coding sequence ATGAAGCATCTGATGGTCGTTGTGGGCACGCGCCCCAATTTCATGAAGGTGACGCGCTTCAAGGATGTGGCTCGCCAGCAGGGCCTGCATGTGCAGCTGGTGCATACCGGTCAGCATGCCGATGATCGCATGAGCACCGTGTTCTTCGATCAGTTCGGCCTGCGGCCCGATCGCATGCTGTCCGTTCCGGATGGATCGCCTGCGGCGCGCATGGGCCATCTGATCCTCGCACTGGAGTCGGTCATGCGCGAATCACGGCCCGATGGCGTGATGGTGGTGGGCGATGTGGACAGCACCTTGGCCGCTGCCATCGCCGCGAATAAGCTGAGCCTTGCGCTGGCGCATTTGGAGAGCGGATTGCGCAGCCGCGACCTGGGGATGCCGGAAGAAGTGAACCGAATCCTTACCGACCGGATGGCCGGGCTGCTCCTCACCACCGAGCCAAGCGGCGCGGAGAATCTGATTGCCGAAGGGATCGCGCCCGAGCGCATCCGCATGGTGGGCAACACCATGATCGATACCCTCGTGGCCTACGACGATGGCATCCAAGGCTCCGATGTGCTTCCTCACTTTGGATTGCGCGGCAGCGGCCATGCCCTGATCACCATGCACCGCCCCGGCAATGTGGATGAGCCGGCGGCGCTCGCCCGCGTGGTGGATCTGGTCCGCATGGTGGCCGATCGCTTCCCTGCGGTGTTCCCGGTGCATCCGCGCACGGCCCGTAACCTGCAAGAGCATGGCCTTGCGGATCGGCTGTCCAGCCACCCCGGCATCACGCTTTGCGATCCGCTGGGCTATTTCGATTTCCAGAAACTCGTAGCCACCAGCGCCGTGGTGATCACCGATAGCGGCGGGATCCAGGAGGAGACCACCTTTCGCGGCGTTCCCTGCCTCACCCTGCGGCCCAGCACCGAGCGCCCCATCACCATCACCGAGGGCAGCAACAGCCTGATCACCTTCGATCTGCAAGTTCTCGATCGGATCCTGGAGCGGATCGCCCGCGGCGAATTCAAGAAGGGCAAGGTGCCGCACCTTTGGGACGGCCATGCCACCGAACGCGCGGTGGAGGCACTCATGCGCTGGCTGTGA
- a CDS encoding serine acetyltransferase: MIRSRQDLNHYLEADRIGLRRTGERPSRYDEVWRFQRLLRKVEHLHNTGANAWRRRYWGWRLHRQGVRCGFEIPLNTFGPGLSIAHRGTIIVHPDARIGANCRIHVDVVIGTRPGPPPEPAPRIGDNCYIGPGAKIFGDAVLGPNLVVGANSVVNTSFPEGRITIAGAPARKISDTPSDQYIIATRGAS, translated from the coding sequence ATGATCCGATCGCGACAGGACCTCAACCATTACCTCGAAGCCGATCGCATCGGCTTGCGGCGAACGGGCGAGCGGCCCTCTCGCTACGATGAGGTGTGGCGATTCCAGCGCCTGCTCCGCAAGGTCGAGCACCTGCACAACACCGGAGCCAACGCGTGGCGGCGGCGCTATTGGGGCTGGAGATTGCACAGGCAGGGCGTTCGCTGCGGATTCGAGATTCCCTTGAACACCTTCGGCCCCGGGCTCTCGATCGCGCACCGCGGCACCATCATCGTCCACCCCGATGCGCGCATCGGCGCCAATTGCCGCATCCATGTCGATGTGGTGATCGGGACGCGCCCGGGACCGCCTCCTGAGCCCGCTCCGCGCATCGGCGACAACTGCTACATCGGCCCCGGAGCCAAGATCTTCGGCGATGCGGTGCTTGGGCCGAATCTGGTGGTGGGTGCCAACAGCGTGGTGAACACCTCATTCCCCGAAGGGCGCATCACCATCGCCGGCGCCCCGGCGCGCAAGATCAGCGACACCCCCAGCGACCAGTACATCATCGCCACGCGCGGAGCATCATGA
- a CDS encoding glycosyltransferase family 2 protein, whose amino-acid sequence MKAAVVIPCHNVAALMPRAIASLRDQGISRLEVIAVDDASTDGTLEALHGIASDACVRLRVIALRERSGACAARNAGMAATDAEWVQFLDADDALRPGKILRQLALAERYGADAVAGAYSNRYEDGRAEEVLPLGGDPWMALVRTRIGTTSANLFRRQAVLDAGGWDKGLRSSQDYELLFRMLKRDAVIAWDMEPGCEVLKRARGSISRTDERENWLRYIELRRAMRDHLRGSGAEANAAVIAAADQYLFMAIRVLSAHDRRAAIEAFDQLLPKGFVPEVSRATSTSYLFLYRLLGFRWAERLAGIKDALIGR is encoded by the coding sequence ATGAAGGCCGCCGTGGTGATACCCTGCCATAATGTGGCCGCACTCATGCCGCGCGCCATCGCTTCGCTTCGCGATCAGGGCATCTCCAGGCTGGAAGTGATAGCGGTGGATGACGCGAGCACCGATGGAACGCTGGAAGCATTGCACGGCATCGCGAGCGACGCGTGCGTGCGGTTGCGGGTGATCGCCCTTCGCGAGAGAAGCGGTGCTTGTGCGGCTCGGAATGCGGGCATGGCGGCCACCGATGCTGAATGGGTGCAGTTCCTCGATGCCGATGATGCGTTGCGCCCTGGGAAGATCCTCCGGCAACTGGCCCTCGCGGAGCGCTATGGGGCCGATGCGGTCGCCGGGGCCTATTCCAACCGGTATGAGGATGGGCGGGCCGAGGAGGTACTGCCCCTCGGGGGCGATCCGTGGATGGCGCTCGTGCGAACGCGCATCGGCACCACCAGCGCCAATCTTTTCCGGCGGCAAGCCGTGCTCGATGCGGGCGGCTGGGATAAGGGCCTGCGAAGCAGCCAGGATTACGAGCTGCTCTTCCGCATGCTGAAGCGCGATGCGGTGATCGCTTGGGACATGGAGCCGGGCTGCGAGGTGCTCAAGCGTGCGCGCGGCTCCATCAGCCGCACCGATGAGCGCGAGAACTGGCTGCGGTACATCGAGCTGCGCCGTGCCATGCGCGACCACCTCCGCGGATCAGGGGCTGAGGCGAACGCCGCCGTGATCGCGGCAGCTGATCAATACCTCTTCATGGCCATCCGCGTACTTTCGGCGCATGACCGGCGCGCCGCCATCGAAGCCTTCGATCAACTGCTGCCGAAGGGCTTCGTTCCCGAGGTCAGCCGCGCCACCTCGACGAGCTACCTGTTCCTTTACCGGCTGCTGGGATTCCGCTGGGCCGAACGGCTGGCGGGCATCAAGGACGCATTGATTGGCCGATGA
- a CDS encoding glycosyltransferase family 2 protein — translation MKVSVVLPVFNKAPWLAEALDSIRAQTLHEMEIIAVDDASTDGSRAILEACDDPRIRIIALDRNLGPAGAAQRGHDAAVGEYIARADADDVLHPERLQQQVRFMDMNAEVGASGTWMELLHEPGVLRRSPQHDQQCRAESLFRIPIFQPTAIYRRSTLLENGIRYDDEWPRYGEDWLFQLRLLAVTHVENLTEPLVRYRLGAQNVSAAGDPLAGLRRVFRAVLESHGLPHGEEELRWHLPVAGAFPEPLRAGDIGTLKHYLRALEVQAKEQRISTSEAIESAFQRAWNDLGYQMPRFGTAAVMAYLLRDHQPTLAKWRYLFSSVLKGKRYEPRTERIR, via the coding sequence ATGAAGGTCTCCGTGGTGCTGCCCGTGTTCAACAAGGCCCCTTGGCTCGCCGAGGCGCTCGATAGCATCCGTGCCCAGACCCTTCACGAGATGGAGATCATCGCGGTTGACGATGCCAGCACCGACGGGAGCAGGGCCATCCTGGAAGCCTGCGATGATCCGCGCATCCGCATCATCGCCCTTGATCGCAATCTGGGTCCGGCCGGTGCCGCGCAGCGCGGGCACGATGCCGCGGTCGGCGAGTACATCGCGCGCGCCGATGCCGATGACGTGCTGCATCCCGAACGCTTGCAGCAGCAGGTGCGATTCATGGACATGAACGCGGAGGTGGGCGCCAGCGGCACATGGATGGAGTTGTTGCATGAACCGGGCGTCCTTCGGCGTTCCCCCCAGCACGATCAGCAATGCCGAGCGGAGTCGCTCTTCCGCATCCCCATCTTCCAGCCCACGGCCATCTACCGGCGCAGCACGCTCTTGGAGAACGGCATCCGCTACGATGATGAGTGGCCGCGCTATGGTGAGGATTGGCTTTTCCAGCTCCGGCTGCTTGCCGTAACGCATGTCGAGAACTTGACAGAGCCGCTGGTGCGCTACCGTTTGGGCGCGCAGAACGTGAGTGCCGCGGGTGACCCCTTAGCGGGCCTTCGTCGCGTGTTTCGTGCCGTGCTCGAGTCCCACGGCCTTCCGCATGGCGAAGAGGAGCTTCGCTGGCATCTGCCGGTCGCCGGTGCCTTTCCAGAACCCCTGCGCGCTGGCGACATCGGCACGCTGAAACACTACCTGCGGGCGCTTGAGGTCCAAGCGAAGGAGCAGCGCATCTCCACCAGCGAGGCGATCGAAAGCGCGTTCCAGCGTGCTTGGAACGATCTCGGTTACCAGATGCCGCGCTTCGGGACTGCCGCTGTGATGGCCTATCTCCTTCGCGATCACCAGCCCACCTTGGCCAAGTGGCGCTACCTTTTCTCATCGGTGCTGAAGGGCAAGCGCTACGAACCGAGGACCGAGCGCATCCGGTAG
- a CDS encoding glycosyltransferase family 2 protein produces the protein MRVSVIVPVYNKEPFIEECFASIFSQSLSDFEVIAVDDKSTDGSLAVLHRIADDRLKVVALERNLGPGGAAQRAIDLAQGEYLIRVDADDICVPDRFARQVSFMDQHPGLIASGSALQLFGNEREYWPFPVGEDACRAELLFGNPLSQGASIMRASLLRKHGLRYEDHWPRIGEDWIFWARIAQYGGFNNIAEPLLLYRRGAHNSAHGQDDAVYRERIIREVFAMLGIPASEADIEHHLILLRSFKRPPNIRRLRASWDWIARLRAINRQRGLFPERAFDVRLDQAWSALFFGLAKHGAWMPLRHWLMGPVRSPQRLSYLVKLSLNRMLGRSASA, from the coding sequence ATGAGGGTCAGCGTGATCGTGCCCGTTTACAACAAGGAGCCCTTCATCGAAGAGTGCTTCGCGAGCATCTTTTCGCAGTCCCTTTCCGATTTCGAGGTGATCGCTGTCGATGACAAGAGCACCGACGGTAGCCTTGCCGTGCTGCACCGCATCGCTGACGACCGGTTGAAGGTGGTGGCCCTTGAGCGCAACCTCGGCCCAGGCGGCGCCGCCCAGCGCGCCATCGACCTGGCGCAAGGCGAGTACCTCATCCGCGTGGATGCGGACGATATCTGCGTGCCCGACCGATTCGCGCGCCAAGTGTCCTTCATGGATCAGCATCCTGGCCTCATCGCGAGCGGCAGCGCATTGCAGCTCTTCGGCAATGAGAGGGAGTATTGGCCTTTTCCGGTGGGAGAGGACGCCTGCCGAGCAGAGCTGCTCTTCGGGAACCCGCTCTCCCAAGGTGCCAGCATCATGCGGGCCTCACTGCTGCGGAAGCATGGTCTCCGGTACGAAGACCATTGGCCAAGGATCGGCGAGGATTGGATCTTCTGGGCGCGCATAGCCCAATACGGTGGATTCAACAACATCGCTGAGCCCTTGCTGCTGTATCGTCGCGGCGCGCACAACAGCGCGCATGGACAAGATGATGCGGTGTACCGTGAGCGGATCATCCGCGAGGTCTTCGCCATGCTCGGTATCCCTGCCAGCGAAGCCGATATCGAGCATCACCTGATCCTCTTGCGCTCCTTCAAGCGCCCACCCAATATCCGGCGACTGCGCGCTTCATGGGATTGGATCGCACGGCTGCGCGCGATCAACCGGCAACGCGGCCTTTTCCCCGAGCGCGCCTTCGATGTCCGACTGGACCAGGCCTGGAGCGCGCTCTTCTTCGGATTGGCAAAGCACGGTGCGTGGATGCCATTGCGCCATTGGCTCATGGGGCCTGTTCGCTCACCCCAGCGCCTGAGCTATTTGGTCAAGCTCAGCCTCAACCGCATGCTCGGACGCAGCGCTTCCGCATGA